The genomic segment CCTTTAGTCTTATACAAACTACTTGTTTCAGTAAATAAGAATATTGCTATACTTATGATTATTTTTGCTATAGTGAGTGTTCCAATAAATATGCTCAACCTTTTAAATAGTTATGCATGTTTGCAATTAATGAGCGGTGCAGGATACTTAAATGTCTTTGAATCAAGTCAGTTGCAGGCGCAGGCAATGCTGTACCATGATATGTATTTAAGTGGGTATGAAATAGCAAGCATATTCTTTGGTTTATGGCTGGTTCCCTTTGGGTTTTTAGTCTATAAGTCAGGGTTTCTTCCCAGGGTTCTTGGTTTTTTGCTGATGATCGGTGGTTGCGGAATGTTTATAAATGTATTTGCACATTTTCTTTTCCCGAGCTACCAGATAGTTAATACAATTCTTTTAATACCTGGAACGGTTGCAGAGATTAGCACAATCCTGTGGTTATTAGTCAGAGCCATCAACGAATCAAAAATTAAAGCTAAAGAATTATTGTAGTTAACTTTGGTGCTTCCTTTTCATAGACAAGCAGCATTTTTATATAGGCAGGGTTAATAAAATGACAGGTTCGGAAATATGATACTTGTCATTTTTTTTGCAGAATTATGACAATTGTAATGATTTTCATGACAAAGGACATGGTGTAAAAAAATGTATATATTGTATGATTATTATAGAAATAGCAATAATACAAAAACAAAATTTATGATTTGAAATATAAATATGTTTTCAGGATAAGGACAATGCTATGGAAATATTTCGCATAAATTCTGATGATTTAAAGTTATTGAAAAGGGCAATAAAATACATAAAGCCTTATAAAATAAGGTTTAGTCTTGCATTTATCTGTATTTTTGCAGGTATAGCTGTTGGAATAATACAGCCGTTATTATTTGCTAAAATAGTTACTAACTTGTTTTCAGGGGATTTCAATGGGATCCTAATATATTCATTATATTTATTATTAATGTATTTACTGCAAATGTGTCTAGGGTTTTTTCAATCATATTTATTCAGTTATTTACAGGTGAGCATAACATTTGATTTAAAGAATAATATGTATGACAAAATCTTATGCTTACCCGTAAAAGCATTTGATAAAATGGGAGTAGGGGATTTTTTATCCCGTTTAGAGGGTGATGCATCAGCTATAGCTAGTATTATTACAGAGCAGTTACTAAATGCAGTAGTTGATATAATTAAAGTAATTATTTTGAGTATTGTTATATTCATGGTTAGTACACAGTTAGCCTTTATTGTTATACTAAGTTTCCCTGCTAATTTCTTAATATTCTCAATTTTTGGTAGAATATTAAGAAATAAAGTTAAAGAAGCTAAAAAAATCAGTGATACTTATTATAGAAACATTCAGGAGTCAATCTCAGGGATAAGGGAAATAAAAAGTCTGGGAGTAAAAAACAGTAAGCTGAAATCCTATTTATTAATTAATCTGGAACTTAAAATGAAGAATTTAAAGATAGCAATACTAAATATATTTTCAAATACTATAACTCAAAGCGTTGAGTATATTACAACTGTTCTTGTACTGGTTATAGGGGGATATCTAACACTAAAAGGCTTTATGAAAATTGAATACTTACTGGCATTCAACTCCTATTCAAACCAATACTTGACCTCCTTAATGAATTTATCAAGGCTAAATTCAAATATACAACAAA from the Clostridia bacterium genome contains:
- a CDS encoding ABC transporter ATP-binding protein/permease, which gives rise to MEIFRINSDDLKLLKRAIKYIKPYKIRFSLAFICIFAGIAVGIIQPLLFAKIVTNLFSGDFNGILIYSLYLLLMYLLQMCLGFFQSYLFSYLQVSITFDLKNNMYDKILCLPVKAFDKMGVGDFLSRLEGDASAIASIITEQLLNAVVDIIKVIILSIVIFMVSTQLAFIVILSFPANFLIFSIFGRILRNKVKEAKKISDTYYRNIQESISGIREIKSLGVKNSKLKSYLLINLELKMKNLKIAILNIFSNTITQSVEYITTVLVLVIGGYLTLKGFMKIEYLLAFNSYSNQYLTSLMNLSRLNSNIQQIFTSLERIFGLMDNLNYSCTEFGNVKKDHVKGDIEFKNVIFEHDSNQPVLKEVSFIVPSNKIIAIVGPSGSGKTTIFNLLLRFYEPMSGQILLDNICIGDYDEESLRKHISIVRQEPFLFNVSIIDNLRLVNPSASIEEIDNACKATYIYDHIKSLPQGYNSIIGENGVNFSGGQKQRLAIARALLKNSKVILFDEATSSLDNESQFIIKKTIKELSSNHTIIVIAHRLLTVVDADEIIVIDNGRISGSGTHPKLIKNNAIYKNLYKEELRIINEKSVLEA
- a CDS encoding DUF4386 domain-containing protein, which translates into the protein MIPSKKTARLAGFFYLLMLVFGGFAEVVRQTLFVTGDMAATANNIVSNEFLYRFGIVSELIMMTCFVLLPLVLYKLLVSVNKNIAILMIIFAIVSVPINMLNLLNSYACLQLMSGAGYLNVFESSQLQAQAMLYHDMYLSGYEIASIFFGLWLVPFGFLVYKSGFLPRVLGFLLMIGGCGMFINVFAHFLFPSYQIVNTILLIPGTVAEISTILWLLVRAINESKIKAKELL